Genomic segment of Mycolicibacterium sarraceniae:
CCCTGTGCCAGAGCGAGCAATACGTGGGCGATGTCCACCGGATCGCCCGCCAGCGATCCGGCGTCCACGCATCGTTGCACCTTGCCGACGAGGATCTCGCGGACCGTCGGCGCCACCGACCGGTGCTCGGGGACGGGGTCGAGATCCTGGAACGGCCGGCTGAACATCACCCTCGCCAACGGCTGATAGTCGAGGCAGAACCGGCGGAACACCGGGATCACCGCACGTAGATCGGCCAGCATGTCGGAGGTTTCTCCGGTGGCGGTGAGTGCGGCGCCGAGCCGGCGGAATCCCTCGACGAATACCGCGCGCAGCAGGCCGTCCTTATCGGAGAACAGCTCGTAGACCGCGGGCACCGAGGTGCCGGCCCGTTCGGCCACCCGCCGGGTGGTGAAGCCCGACATACCGTCTTCACACAGCGTGCTGACTGCGACGTCGACCACCCGGTCGCGCATCTCAGGGGTGCGCTGCTTGACCCTGGGCACGGACTAGGACAGCCCGAACTCGGAAGCGATGTTGTCGATTCCCTTGCGCATGGCATCGAGGGTGGCCTGACGGGCGCGCAGCTTGCTGGCCAGGTGCGCACTGGCGTTGAGTGTGGTGAATTCGCGGGCGGCTTCTTCGGCACGCGTGAGGACCAGGTCGTTCAGGACGATCTCGTCGACCCAACCGCCGGCCAGGGCGGTGTCGCCGAGGAAGCTCTTAGCCAGGCCGACCGCCTGTTGGTAGGCCGACGGCGTGAGGCGAAGGCGCATGACCTCCAGCGCGGGGTAGGGGAGCACCATGCCGATCGCGACTTCGTTAGCCTGAAAGTTGTAGGTGGGACCGGTAATTCGATGATCGGTGCTGCAGGCCAGGAACGACCCCATGGCGATCGCGTGGCCGGTGATGGCGGCGACAACGGGCTTGGGGAACGACAGCAGCCGGTGCGACAGGTTGAACCCGCCCTGCAACATGTCGATGGAGGCCTGAATGTCGCCGGAGCGGAACACCTTCAGATCGAAGCCACCGCTGAACACCCGTTCGTTGCCCGCGAGCACCACCGCGCCGGCGTCGTCGTCGAGAGCGCGATCCAGGTTCTCGTTGATTTCGGCGAGCATGGCCGGGCTGAGCACGTTGACCTTGCCGTCGTCCAAACTGATCACGGTGATCGCGTCGTCCTTGCGATAGCTGACCGATCCACTCATGGATGCTCCTTCGTCGCAGCGTCTAATTTCGTACCGACGTTACGTAACGAAGTTCCGATTGCCAAGGGGCAATCGTGACCAGCTGGTTGCCTCACCGCACAGATCCGCGCGATCACTCGCGTTTTCCGCCCAACACTCACATCACAGCAACTGATCGCTTCAGTATTGACGATATCGAAAAGTATTGTGGCTCAAGCGAACCGGCGTCAGGCGCCCATCAGTGAACGCCATTGGCCCAGGGTGGACACCGTGTAGACGTAGTTGGAGCGCTTGACCTCCGACAGGGTGGCGCTGGGCTCGATGGAGTACCAGTGCCCGGGAAACACCGTCGGATCGTCGGAGAGCGCGGCCAGCTGCTGCAGACTGCGGAACATCTCGTCGACGTCGCCGCCGGGGAAGTCGGTGCGACCACAGCCGTCCAGGAACAGGGTGTCCCCGGCTACCAGGCGGCCGTCGAGCAGGAAGCACTGGCTGCCGGGCGTGTGTCCGGGGGTGTGCAGCAACTCGATGTCGATCGCGCCGACGCCGACCTTGTCGCCGTGCTCGTGAGCGGTCAGGCTGCTCATCGGGATGCCGGTCACCCGCGACACGTACACCGCTTCATGGGTGTTGACGTGGACGGGCACCTCGACCCGCTCGAGCAGCTCGGCAAGGCCGGCCAGCGTGT
This window contains:
- a CDS encoding MBL fold metallo-hydrolase, with the translated sequence MAPTDRLYFRQLLSGRDFAAGDMMAQQMRNFAYLIGDRETGDAVVVDPAYAAGDLLDTLEADGMHLSGVLVTHHHPDHVGGSMMGYTLAGLAELLERVEVPVHVNTHEAVYVSRVTGIPMSSLTAHEHGDKVGVGAIDIELLHTPGHTPGSQCFLLDGRLVAGDTLFLDGCGRTDFPGGDVDEMFRSLQQLAALSDDPTVFPGHWYSIEPSATLSEVKRSNYVYTVSTLGQWRSLMGA
- a CDS encoding crotonase/enoyl-CoA hydratase family protein; the encoded protein is MSGSVSYRKDDAITVISLDDGKVNVLSPAMLAEINENLDRALDDDAGAVVLAGNERVFSGGFDLKVFRSGDIQASIDMLQGGFNLSHRLLSFPKPVVAAITGHAIAMGSFLACSTDHRITGPTYNFQANEVAIGMVLPYPALEVMRLRLTPSAYQQAVGLAKSFLGDTALAGGWVDEIVLNDLVLTRAEEAAREFTTLNASAHLASKLRARQATLDAMRKGIDNIASEFGLS
- a CDS encoding TetR/AcrR family transcriptional regulator, whose product is MPRVKQRTPEMRDRVVDVAVSTLCEDGMSGFTTRRVAERAGTSVPAVYELFSDKDGLLRAVFVEGFRRLGAALTATGETSDMLADLRAVIPVFRRFCLDYQPLARVMFSRPFQDLDPVPEHRSVAPTVREILVGKVQRCVDAGSLAGDPVDIAHVLLALAQGLAVQEAGRWLGTSAESVNRRWDVGVQAVLAGFRA